GAATCAAATATAGGTGGGACGCCATAGATCTAGAAAACGAAAACATAAAACTTGCCAGAGCAAATCACAAGACCTATAAACAAGAGGTCTTTGATAATGGAGATACCAGAAAACAACTCTTAGCAAGAAGCAGGTATTTACTCTACAAAGCACCCTCTAATTGGACGGAAAATCAATACCAGAGAAGCAAAATACTCTTCGATCAATATCCTGATATCCAACTAGCATTTAACCTAGTTCAAGGCCTTAGAAATATTTTCAATACAGCAAAATCAGTAGAAACTGCATACACAAAGCTAGCGCATTGGTATAAAGATGTTGAACAATCTGGATTTAGAGCATTCAATACAATAGCAAATACGATAACCCTAAACTATAGATCTATACTTAACTATTTCATCAATCGAAGTACAAATGCTTCTGCTGAATCTTTTAACGCAAAGATAAAAGCCTTTAGAGCCCAGTTTAGAGGTGTCAAAAATATAGAATTTTTCCTTTTTAGATTAACCACTATTTTTGCTTAAACACAACTTTTAGCCTTGATCCTAAATTAGATTAACCACTATTTTTGCTTAAACACAACTTTTATTCATTTTCTTGATGATAATCATTTATTTTAAAAGAACCATTATAAATATGGGCTAATAGTGGGCTAATATATTAAATAAAAAACCCTAACTAATTGATTTTCAATTATTAGGGTTTATTTTCAGCGGAGAAAGAGGGATTCGAACCCCCGGAGGTGTGACCCTCAACAGTTTTCAAGACTGCCGCATTCGACCACTCTGCCATTTCTCCTTGAGTGCCTCATCAGGTATCCCTGAATGCGGGTGCAAATATAGAACCCTTTTTTAATTCTTTCAAATAAAATACTAATTTTTTAAAAATAAATTTTCATGCTTTTACTATTAGCTTATTTTTGTAAAAATTAAAACTCATAAATGAATATTATTAAGCAACTTAAGTGGCGTTACGCTACCAAAAAGTTCGATGTTACCAAAAAAGTATCTTCAGAAAAATTAGATATTTTAAAACAAGCATTTAATTTAACAGCTACATCCTTCGGTTTACAAACCATTAAACTAATAATTGTAGAGAGTGAAACCTTAAGACAACCCCTTGTTGCACATGCTTATAATCAAAAACAAGTATTAGAAGCTTCACATTTATTGGTTATTTGTATGCAAGAGGATATTTTAGATACAGATGTTGTTGCTTATTACGATAATATCAAAAGCATACGAAATACTCCAGAAACCATTTTAAAACCTTATAGAGAAGACCTCGTTAATATGATGGAGACGATGAGCATTTCACAACGCCATCAATGGTCCAAGAATCAAGCTTATATTGCATTGGGTAATTTAATGACCGTTTGTGCCGTAGAAAATATCGATTCTTGCCCAATGGAAGGTTTTTCGCCGGAAGCCATCGACAAAGCGTTACAATTAAATAAAATGGGTTTAAAATCAGTTTTATTATTACCCGTAGGTTATAGGGACGAAACCGATATGTTTGCTGGCTTTGCCAAAGTAAGAAAATCAATTAATGAAGCAGTAATAGAATTATAAATAAAACAAAATATTGGGGCGTTACCACAAGGGTCGGGCTTTCGGCAGTCGCTCTCTGCGAGGAGCTCCAACAAGGCCTCAATCCCTAACGCAAACAAATAAGTACTAAAAAATATAAATATGCCAGGATTTGAATTATTTGGAGATTTAGAAAAAAAAGAAGTAAACGACGTTTTAGAAAATGGCGTCCTAATGCGTTATGGTTTTGATGGCATGCGTAATGGCCATTGGAAAGCCAAAGAATTAGAGAAAGCATTAGAATCCACATTTCAAGTAAATCATGCACAATTAGTATCCAGTGGTACAGCAGCGATATCGGTAGCTTTAGCAGCAGCAGGCGTTGGAGCAGGCGATGAGGTTATTTTACCAACATTTACTTTTGTTGCCAGTTTTGAAGCTGTTATGATGCTCGGTGCCATACCTATTTTGGTAGATATAGATGACACTTTAACACTCAGTCCTAAAGCAGTAGAAAGTGCCGTTACCCAAAAAACAAAAGCAGTTATGGTCGTGCATATGTGTGGTAGCATGGGGCATATAGATGCACTTAAAGACATTTGTAATAAGCATAATTTATTATTGATAGAGGATGCTTGTCAAGCCATTGGAGCTACCTATAAAAGCAAACCGCTTGGAAGTATTGGTGATTTAGGGTGTTTTTCGTTCGATTTTGTTAAAACCATCACCTGTGGAGAAGGCGGAGCAGTAATAACAAACAATGATGGTTATTATCTCAATTCCGATCATTACAGTGATCACGGTCATGACCATGCTGGAAACGACAGAGGCGCAGAAGCACATCCGCTTTTAGGGTATAACTTCCGTATTTCAGAGCTTCATGCAGCGGTTGGTTTAGCACAAATAAAACGTTTGCCCGAAATTTTAAAAATTCAAAAATTAAATTATACGATTTTAAGAGAGGCTCTATCTCAAATACCCACAGTAAGTTTTAGAACCGTACCCGAAGGAGGTGAAGAAAACTATAGTTTTTTAAACTTCTTTTTACCTGATTTAGAAAGGTCATTAAAAGTTTCAGAAGCATTTAAAACCCAAGGTGTAGATGCTTGTTTTCAGTATTATAATAACAATTGGCATTACATTCGTAAATGGAATCATTTAAAGGAATTAAAATCATTATATCCCATTCCAGCAGAAGTAAAAACAGGATTAGAGTATCTTAAAACTAAAGAATTTCCTCAATCAGACCATTATATTGGTAGAAATATTTCATGCTTAATAAAATTATCTTGGACAGAAGCCGAGGTAAAAGCCAGAGCTTCTAAAATGGTTGAAATTATTAAGTCTGTTTTATAAAAATTCCTATCAAAACTTAAATTATATGAAAAATAAATTACTCGTTTTTTTTGTTCTTGTTTGTAATATTGCTCAGGTTTTTTCACAAAATAAACAGGATAAATTTTGGGAAGCACTTCTTAAAAACGATAGAGTTTTAGCTGATAAAATTCTAAAATCAGAAAAAAATAACGACTTAGAGTTTCTAATTACAAATGAAATTTTGCGAGAAGAAATGGGGAAATTTGTTGAGCATCCCGTATTTACGGAAGCATTTTTACAACAACCTGATTTTGAATATTATTTATATGCGTTATGGAACGAATCGTATGTGTTTGATGTTTATTTAGAAACTGGTTTTGATAAGAGAAATAAGGATGTATTAGAAGCAGTGTCTCAAAGTACTATTAAAAATCAAGATATAAAAGATGCTCTTAGTTATTTAAATTCTGTTGTAAGTAGAGAGAATAATGCATGGGATAAATATTTTGCTTTAAATGATTCTATTCCATCTATTAAAGATTGGCAATATTGTGGTGTGTTTGAAAATTTAAATGAAAGTGGTTTAGATAGGTATTATGAGCCCGAATCTAAAGCCTATTCAAAAACACCTTTTGATGCTAAAAGCAACGGACTTGTTAATTGGTATACATCAAAAAGCACCAAAGAAGCGTATCAATTTTTCACTAATCATGAGTCTTATGGCGCTGGGGTAAATTATGCACAAACATTTTTATCGGCTAAAGAAGAACAACGTGCTATTATTAGAATAGGTAGTGGATCGTCCTTTAAACTATGGCTTAATGATGTTTTAATTTATCAAAACAATGAAGATGTTTCTACCGATTTGAATGCTTATAAAGTTCTAGTAACAATTCCTAAAGGTGAAAATAGATTACTTTTAAAACTAGCTGAAAGTGGTTACGGTAGTTATTTTATAACAAGTATTTTAAATGAAGATGGTAGCCCAAATGCAAATTTATCATATAGTTCAGAATTTAAGCCTTATAATGCGTCAACTTTAAATCAAATAAATCCGGAAGTAATTGATAATACTTTTGAAGTGTATTTCAAGAATAAAGTAAAAGAAAATCCAAACAATTTCTTTTATAGTTACTGTTTAGCAAACACCTATTTAAGAAATTCAAAATATGAGGAAGCAAAAAATGTTTTGAAACCATTTTATACGAAGTATCCTAAAAGTTCTTTAATAAGAAAAATACTCATTCAAGCCTATTTGTTTGAAGGAGATAATACATCATTTAATGAATTAAAAAAGAATATAGAGCTAGATGATCCCGATTATTATTTACCTCTTGTATATAAAATTATAGAGTTTAGCGACTTAAATAGAATGACCGTTGCTGAATTAAAAATATTTTTAGAAAAGTTTAAAAAATCTGTAGATAACAAAATGCTTGTTCACATGTCCGATTTCATATATAACGCCAGAAAAGAAGACATGAAGGCTTTAAGAGAAAATTTGGACGATTTGTTTAAGGTTTCTAAAAACAATGTGAAAATGTTATTGCGTTGTGCTCCTTTATACGGATCATTATTAAATGAAGATGAAAAGACTATTAAACTTTTAGAAGAAATAAACACTAATTATTTTAGTTATTCAGGCATCACAACATTATCCAGCTATTATGCTAATAGGAAAGAAAAAGATAAATCGTTAAAAATTATTTCAAAAGATTTAAATAACTTTTCTTCAGATAATACTTATATCATTCCAATAATTGAAAAATTACATAATTACCAAAATTATAAAGAGTCTATAGACTACATAAATATGGGGCTTGAAAATTATCCCTATTCATTTAAATTGCTTGAGTTAAAAGGAGATGCACTTCTTAAGTTAAATGATGAAAAAAATGCTTTAGCGTCATTTGAAAAATCATTAAAGCACGATAGCGGTAATAGTCAACTAAGAAAGAAAATTAAAGATTTAAAAAGTGAAACAAATGTTTTAAATGATATTTCTTTTACTGATGTCTATAAGTTTATTGGATTAAATAGAGGGAAAACCTTAACTAATAATTATGGTTATAATATTTTAAATGATGATTCTAATATAGAGTTGTTTAATGAAGGAGGAGGGAAGTATCGTTTTATTATCCTTTACGAGGTTACTTCTAATAACGGTATAGAGTTTTTTAAAGAGTATAATTTAGACCTTTCGGGCAGTTATCATATTGTAAAATCAGAAATAGTTAAACCAGATGGTAGCATTGTACCTGCAGATAAAAGTGGTTCAAATCTGGTATTCAAAGGGTTGGCCGTTGGTGATGTTATCTATATCGATTATGAAGGATCGTTTTTGAGTTCAGGACGTTTTTATAAAGATTATACAGATAGTTTTATGTTCGATTCGTTTCATCCTACATTAAAATCTTCATTAAAAATTATAACACCAAAGAATCATAAACTCTTTTATAAAACTATTAATGGTGCATTAGAACCAAAAATTTCTAAGTTAGAAAATTATGACTTGTATGAATGGAAAGTAGAGAATTTACCAGAAATACCACAAGAAGAATATTATATGCCAAGTACAGTAGATGTTGCAAAATACTTACATATAAGTACCATCTCTAATTGGAATGATATATCCATGTGGTATTCAGATTTGG
The genomic region above belongs to Mariniflexile litorale and contains:
- a CDS encoding transposase; the encoded protein is MFSGTKVEPIIEQLLKLSAKKRTKVKEITLDMANSMKTIAKKCFPKAIQVTDRFHVQKLALEALQDIRIKYRWDAIDLENENIKLARANHKTYKQEVFDNGDTRKQLLARSRYLLYKAPSNWTENQYQRSKILFDQYPDIQLAFNLVQGLRNIFNTAKSVETAYTKLAHWYKDVEQSGFRAFNTIANTITLNYRSILNYFINRSTNASAESFNAKIKAFRAQFRGVKNIEFFLFRLTTIFA
- a CDS encoding NAD(P)H-dependent oxidoreductase — translated: MNIIKQLKWRYATKKFDVTKKVSSEKLDILKQAFNLTATSFGLQTIKLIIVESETLRQPLVAHAYNQKQVLEASHLLVICMQEDILDTDVVAYYDNIKSIRNTPETILKPYREDLVNMMETMSISQRHQWSKNQAYIALGNLMTVCAVENIDSCPMEGFSPEAIDKALQLNKMGLKSVLLLPVGYRDETDMFAGFAKVRKSINEAVIEL
- a CDS encoding DegT/DnrJ/EryC1/StrS family aminotransferase; translated protein: MPGFELFGDLEKKEVNDVLENGVLMRYGFDGMRNGHWKAKELEKALESTFQVNHAQLVSSGTAAISVALAAAGVGAGDEVILPTFTFVASFEAVMMLGAIPILVDIDDTLTLSPKAVESAVTQKTKAVMVVHMCGSMGHIDALKDICNKHNLLLIEDACQAIGATYKSKPLGSIGDLGCFSFDFVKTITCGEGGAVITNNDGYYLNSDHYSDHGHDHAGNDRGAEAHPLLGYNFRISELHAAVGLAQIKRLPEILKIQKLNYTILREALSQIPTVSFRTVPEGGEENYSFLNFFLPDLERSLKVSEAFKTQGVDACFQYYNNNWHYIRKWNHLKELKSLYPIPAEVKTGLEYLKTKEFPQSDHYIGRNISCLIKLSWTEAEVKARASKMVEIIKSVL
- a CDS encoding DUF3857 domain-containing protein; the encoded protein is MKNKLLVFFVLVCNIAQVFSQNKQDKFWEALLKNDRVLADKILKSEKNNDLEFLITNEILREEMGKFVEHPVFTEAFLQQPDFEYYLYALWNESYVFDVYLETGFDKRNKDVLEAVSQSTIKNQDIKDALSYLNSVVSRENNAWDKYFALNDSIPSIKDWQYCGVFENLNESGLDRYYEPESKAYSKTPFDAKSNGLVNWYTSKSTKEAYQFFTNHESYGAGVNYAQTFLSAKEEQRAIIRIGSGSSFKLWLNDVLIYQNNEDVSTDLNAYKVLVTIPKGENRLLLKLAESGYGSYFITSILNEDGSPNANLSYSSEFKPYNASTLNQINPEVIDNTFEVYFKNKVKENPNNFFYSYCLANTYLRNSKYEEAKNVLKPFYTKYPKSSLIRKILIQAYLFEGDNTSFNELKKNIELDDPDYYLPLVYKIIEFSDLNRMTVAELKIFLEKFKKSVDNKMLVHMSDFIYNARKEDMKALRENLDDLFKVSKNNVKMLLRCAPLYGSLLNEDEKTIKLLEEINTNYFSYSGITTLSSYYANRKEKDKSLKIISKDLNNFSSDNTYIIPIIEKLHNYQNYKESIDYINMGLENYPYSFKLLELKGDALLKLNDEKNALASFEKSLKHDSGNSQLRKKIKDLKSETNVLNDISFTDVYKFIGLNRGKTLTNNYGYNILNDDSNIELFNEGGGKYRFIILYEVTSNNGIEFFKEYNLDLSGSYHIVKSEIVKPDGSIVPADKSGSNLVFKGLAVGDVIYIDYEGSFLSSGRFYKDYTDSFMFDSFHPTLKSSLKIITPKNHKLFYKTINGALEPKISKLENYDLYEWKVENLPEIPQEEYYMPSTVDVAKYLHISTISNWNDISMWYSDLVRSSVEVDTRVKDVFNTLFPKGYKHLKEEEKAKIIYNYIKNNFTYSYVSFRQSGYVPQKPSKTIKTSLGDCKDFSTLYVTLANMAELKANLVLVLTSDYGRNEIVLPNTDFNHCIAKVEIDGKEQFLELTNKYLPFKSLPTSLRGATALEIPFHSDTTIKYDLFKLDNVLRDSSVFTNDVKIKVNNDKVTMSIDTKFTGHINSYYASILEEPNPEVVKKSVYDDLNNQIEDDFVLDELINIERIDDDNAIKYTANITLDKKPSKIGSINIFQLPVVSHPYTSDIISFEKRHYPIEYIQYENLDEYFNTYNLFIDEGMSFTEIPKNQKLTFKDHLYEIVYTKVEENHLQINMHAKPSLENISVEEYEAFKVYVKSILEAEKEFIGYK